Proteins encoded within one genomic window of Saccharopolyspora pogona:
- a CDS encoding response regulator transcription factor, with protein MHDAAVATVRVALHDTDDLTRVGLASCINQDRRLSLTETADADVVVLVQETTGSYIMETLRSLSSGAAKHFLLIVDGDWRPYISTAVQHGVRAILWRARFSHTSFLHTIHAVSNGGGVLPPSLQGTLLDEHQRVQRDVLAPLDLTMCGLTTREVDVLQLIAEGFDLKEIAQKLAYSERTIKNILYQVMARYGLRNRVHAVSLAIRSGLI; from the coding sequence GTGCACGACGCGGCCGTGGCGACAGTTCGCGTGGCCCTCCACGACACGGACGACCTCACCCGTGTCGGCCTGGCCAGCTGCATAAACCAGGACCGGCGACTCTCGCTGACCGAAACGGCCGACGCCGACGTCGTCGTTCTTGTCCAGGAAACCACTGGCTCATACATAATGGAGACTTTGCGCAGTTTGTCCTCCGGAGCCGCCAAGCACTTCCTGCTCATCGTGGACGGCGACTGGCGACCCTACATCTCCACCGCTGTGCAGCACGGCGTCCGCGCCATACTCTGGCGCGCCCGCTTCTCCCACACATCCTTCCTGCACACCATCCACGCAGTCAGCAACGGCGGCGGAGTCCTCCCTCCATCACTACAAGGCACGCTTTTGGACGAACACCAGCGCGTCCAACGCGACGTGCTCGCTCCCCTCGACCTGACCATGTGCGGACTCACCACCCGTGAGGTCGACGTCCTCCAGCTGATCGCCGAGGGCTTCGATCTCAAGGAGATCGCACAGAAACTGGCCTATTCCGAACGCACCATCAAGAACATCCTCTACCAGGTCATGGCGCGTTACGG
- a CDS encoding oxidoreductase C-terminal domain-containing protein translates to MFWSAQFGTNIKSVGVPTFADQVVIAQGSVAERRFVAAYGYQGRITAAVAFNHGRWLELYQSLIEAAAPFPPEFHPADQQPVPAQLPDREIRDR, encoded by the coding sequence GTGTTCTGGTCGGCGCAGTTCGGCACCAACATCAAGTCCGTGGGTGTGCCGACCTTCGCCGATCAGGTCGTCATCGCCCAGGGCTCGGTGGCCGAGCGCCGGTTCGTGGCCGCCTACGGTTACCAGGGGCGCATCACCGCCGCGGTCGCGTTCAACCACGGCAGGTGGCTGGAGCTTTACCAGAGCTTGATCGAGGCCGCCGCACCGTTCCCGCCCGAGTTCCACCCAGCCGACCAGCAGCCCGTACCGGCCCAGCTGCCCGACAGAGAGATCCGCGACCGGTAG